A region from the Benincasa hispida cultivar B227 chromosome 12, ASM972705v1, whole genome shotgun sequence genome encodes:
- the LOC120068398 gene encoding 30S ribosomal protein S7, chloroplastic-like, whose product MSRRGTGEEKMEKSDPISRNRLVNMLVNCILKHGKNHWLITIKKIQQKTETNPRDVLHQAIRGVTPDIAVKARPVGGSTHQVPISIGSTQGKAHAIRWLLGASRKRPGRNMAFKFFSELVDAAKGSGDAIRKKEETHRMAEANRAFAYFR is encoded by the coding sequence ATGTCACGTCGAGGTACTGGagaagaaaaaatggaaaaatccgATCCAATTTCTCGTAATCGATTAGTTAACATGTTGGTTAATTGTATTCTgaaacacggaaaaaatcattgGCTTATCACCATTAAAAAGATTCAACAAAAGACAGAAACAAATCCACGAGATGTTTTACATCAAGCAATACGTGGAGTAACTCCCGATATAGCAGTAAAGGCAAGACCTGTAGGCGGATCAACTCATCAAGTTCCCATTTCAATAGGATCCACACAAGGAAAAGCACATGCCATTCGTTGGTTATTAGGGGCATCCCGAAAACGTCCGGGTCGAAATATGGCTTTTAAATTCTTTTCTGAATTAGTGGATGCTGCCAAAGGGAGTGGCGATGCCATACGTAAAAAGGAAGAGACTCATAGAATGGCAGAGGCAAATAGAGCTTTTGCATATTTTCGTTAA